TGCCCCCCCTCACCCGGCACCTCCCAGGCCCGCGGACCCCAGCCTGGCGTGGGCGGCAGCGGCTCCGTACTCCGAAGTGCAGCATATACACAAGGGGGGGGAACAGGGTGTTACCCAAAGTGCTGCCCCCCCCCGCTGGAAaatcccccccctcccctgccagaGTTCCCACCCTGGCACAAGTGATATTGAGTCCAGGAACCCAAAcaaggctggggagggggtgtcacAGCCCAACatcccccccagcagccctctcaCACGTGCCCTGGCCGGATACTGTCGTCCCACCGAGACTCCCCCAGACCCCAGCAAGAGGCGTTGGGGCTGGGGTACCCGCCGcgtggcagggggggtgggaaggggggggcaCAGTGCAGGGCCCTCCAGGGACATCTCCTGCAGGAGGAACTGGTCCAAGTCCGAGCTGGGCGGCAGGTCCATGCTGGGTGGCATCCTGGGGGGAGAGGTGACAGGGTGACTTGGGGCAGCTCGCCCTGGCCCCCTGCGGACCCCCCCACGCTTACCACCTTGGGGAGCTCTGCAGTGGCTGGTCAACCATCGGCGGGAATGGGCCCAGCTCGGGCATCTCCTCGTCCTGGGGCTCCGGTGAGGGGCCCCCCGACAGCAACTGTGAGGCCTCCCCCGTTATGTACTGGTTGGGCATGAAGGGCCTGGGGGGCAAAAACCGGAGGGGGGGCTGATGCAGGCCATGGGATACCCCCCCACGCCCAGGCGTGTGTGCCGGCCCCAAGGCATAGCGGGGGGGAAGTGCTTGGTTTGGGGGGGACGGGATGGGGGGTCTTGCAGGGAGCACTGGTCAGCTGGGGAAGGTCACCCCAGGTGTGCCTGTCCCGGGGCTGCGCCGCGGTGGGGAGAAGTGGGGGGGCAGATGGGGCTGCCCCCTCTCTGGCCGCGTGCTGGGTCTTACAAGGGGTTCCTGAAGGCAAGGTCCTGGCAGCGGGGCAGCGCGGGGTCCACAACCAGGGGCGGCGAGAGCATGGGTGATGTGCTATGGGGAGGAACAGCGGGAGCactgaggggtggggggaaacgGCACCTGGCCCCTGCccgagggcggggggggggggctcaccctgccccccacccagcaccagcaccgtTCCTACCTGGGGAAGGAGGACCTGAGGCTGTCTGAGGCCATGATGTTGATGTTGCTCTCAGCTGTGGGGTAGCCcgtggggatgggctgggggcagaagggagcagggggggctgcaggcGCAGACACAGAGGGGTTGGCATCTGAGGGGcttccctgccacagccccctgcaccccagcacgTGCGAGGAGGGCAGGTCTGCCTCCGCCCGGGCATCGCCGGGCACTCACCAGATGGGGCTGAGCACCGACTGCAGGCTCTCCGGGGGCAGCTCGGGCTGCAGCACGGGCAGGCTGAACATCTGAGCCTGGGGGGCGTCGGGGGGGGCCCCGGCAGCGCTCTGGGGCTGCTGGTCCCTGCAAAAGTGCATCATCCCCATCATCCCAGGCAGGGCTTGCACGCCACAAGGTCCAGCCTCTGAAGAGGTGCACGTGCGAGCCAGCGCTCGCTCGCAGGCGTGCTCCGCCGCAGCTCGGGACACCCACGGCAGGTTCCTCGCTCCCAAATGCCCCCCTGTTTCGCCTGGCCAGAACGCCCCGGCCCAGCAGCGGTGCTCGGGCCGGCTGGTGAGGTCCTTGCACGCACACCCACCTTTCGCTTTCCACCGTCATCTTGATGGCGGTGGAGACGTAGCCCCGGCCATCCTTGCCTGTCTGCTCTTCTGCTCAGAGAGGAGAAGCATCCATgaacccccaccccagcacagggcCGTGCCACGTCAACcccctctgccagcactggCCGCCCCTGCAAGCTCTGGGGCCAGAGGGGACCTGGGGGAGACCCCAACCCCCTCCGCCCTCCCAAGCCCTTCGACTTctccccacagcactgctggggaggcagaggcGAAGCCCAGGGCCCATCTCTGCCCCGCCCCCACTCACTGTTGTAGTGACTCCCAAATGCCTGGTCCTTGGGGGTGTTGGGGTAGAGGTTGCGGAGCTGCCCCAGGTCCCGGATTCGGTCACCGAGGGACCGGATGGACAGGTCCTTGGCGGAGAAGGGCTGGATGTTCTCCACCTGGCTGGAGCCTGCGGGGAGATGCAGCACGGGGCTCCACTGCCTGGTCCCCGTAACGCCCAACATCTCCAGGTCACAATGACACCCCCCCCTTCGCGGTCCTGAGCGCAGCCCCTGTCTCCCCATCTCACCATCCTTGCCCCGGATGACGTGAGCGATAGTGACGCCCCCGATCTCCGAGTCACTGAAGCGGAGCAGGAAGGTCCCGTCAGGCTCAGTGCTCAGGAGCTTGCAGACGTACTGCTTGCTGATGAAGCCGATGATGAGCCTAGAGGGACGGGCAGATGGGGGAGTGGGCCAGGGccaggggggaggggagggaccGGGATTCCCCAGCTCTGGCCCCGGGGCAGACGTGAAGCCCCGCTCTGCCCCTGGGCACCCACCTGTCTGACCAGTAGCTTTTGAGGCATCTCTTGGTGAGGTCAAGGACTCCATCAAACCACTGCCAGAAGGTGAATCCTCGACCAGGCAGGATCTCCTGGGGCAGAGAGGGTGTGAGGCTCCCCAGGGCCACGCCAGCGCCTGCCCACCCTGGCCAGCCCTCCCAGTAACCTTGTTGAACTGGGCCCAGGAGACGCTGCGGCTCTGGAAGTCCTCGAGGCTGGCGCTGTGGTCGTTGAAGATCTTCTGGGCCAGGAAGAAATAGTGCTCCTTGAGAAGCCCCTTGGTGGTCTGCACCTCTGCCATGAACTTCAGGTTCAGTGTATCACACATCTTCTCCCAGGGCACCCGCTCGGCCACCATGAAGGGCACCCGGTCCTGCAGCAGGGGGGGATGGCATCAGGCCCCGccgccccagcccagcccaccgcatcccacCCATGTGCTGTGGCTCCTGCTTCAGCCCACCAGACCCAAGCCCAGCGTCCCGGCCgctcctgcccccaccccctgcccttcccttggGCTCGCGGCACTCACAATCTCGGAGAAGGCGTTATCCCACAGCACGGTCGCTTTGGCATTATTGTCCTGGTTCCCGTGGACGATGACCACGATGGGCAGAGACAGGACCTGGGGCAGAGTGCAGCCCCCTCAGCCCTGAGGGCACGCCAAGGGAAGCggggctggctgccctgggaccctcccagcccagcacggggCTCCGCTCCCAGCTGTCCAGGACAGCTCGTCCCATGGGGGACAGCTCAGCACCATCCAGACCCATCCTGCAGGAGAGGGGCAGGCACCTGGAGGTGGATGGAGAGGTTGCTGGGGGTCAGGGTCACGGTGGTGCTGAACAGCATGGCACACTTCTCCTCCGTCACTGACTCGGAGCCCTTCCGCTCGCAGCGCTTGATCTTcttcagcagctggggagggagagcgGAGCGTCACCCCTGGGCAAGCACCGGCCTTGgggccccccagcccaccccccaccagTGGCTCTGTCACGGGgcctcccagccccccagccgAGCCCCCAGCCCATCCCGCAGCCCCTGCACGGCCCCTCGCTGGTGGCACTCACCACGTTCTTGAAGTTAGCACAGCAGGTCCCACTGGTGGGGTTGGTCTCCAGCGCCACCACGTTATGCATGATGTCTCCCGTGCTCTCgctgggcagaggagggggTCAGGGGGGGAGTGGCAGCAcggcagcccccccgcccccacgCTGGCCGTCTGGCTGCTCACCTGAGGGCATTGCTGTAGGCGCTGAGCGCCTGCTCCCGTGCCTGCTTCTCCGTCACCATGTCAGCCCGCACCATGTAGGGCTTGGACGATGCCTTCAGCAGCTGGGGGCCCAGCAGGAACCGGACGCTCGCCTGGAACTTGGTCTGGGTCTTCAGCACCTGCGGGGGCTGCTTCTCCACCAGGAAGGAGCTGGGGGACAAGGGGAGACAAtggtgcccagcacagcacccccgccagctctgccaccagcccctgcagaCCCACCtcacccctctgccccccccagcctgttACCTCTTGACCAGGCTGGATAACACCTCACTGAAGCGCTCCAGAATCCggggcagcagctcagcccccagcTCCGTGCTCGCCGCCATCACCTGCTGGTGCAGCTGGAAGTAAACCTCGACCAGGTTCTCGCACCTGCCGAGGGGATGACGGAGAAAGGGGCACCCTCAGCCAAGGCAGAGCTggaccacccccacccccacccagaGCCCCTCAGGCCAGTGGGCTCCCCATTCCcgggggagcagagcagagggagcaggaaGGTTGCTCTGggttccccagccctgccccgtcCCACCTCACCTCTTCTGCAGTGGAGATAAGTTCTCCTCGAAGAGCGCCCCattcccagccagctgctgctgcctcttccagATCTGGATCCTCTTCAGCACCTGCTGCTtggctgcctccagctcttTCACGGCCTCCAGGATCAGGGtgggcagctcctggggggcAGCACCGGCCACGGGGCTCTGCATCgcaccgccgcccccccccaagACCCACAGCCCTACAACCATCCCCGCAGGGCACCAagacccccagagccctgcgctgccctccctgccccagagcTGGTCTGCACCTtccctggcaggcagggctgctgggctccCCCCGGGTGCCCCGGACCCCCACTCACACTCTCGGGAGGTTTCGCTTCCATCTTCAGCTGCAGCGAGGCTGTGGGGGAAGGATGGGGCTGGTGTCTGCACTGCGCCGCCCAGCACCCCGGGGAGGGTGGCATGCCGCCTTTGCTGCGCGCCACGGCAGCCCCACGCCGAGCAGGGACCCATCCTGCCCCAACCCCTCACCTGCAGCACCATCCCGCAGCGCCTGGATCTCGCGGACGCGGTGCTGCAGCCGCTGTAGCCCCAGGCTGAACTTCAGCTCCTCCTGGCGCCGGTGGAAGCTGAGGGGCAGGTGACGGTCCTGGGGCAGAGCAAAGGGGGTGAGCAAGGTCCTGAGCCGGCCCCGTGCCTCGGGGTGCTCCAGGAGGGGGACGGGGACCTCGGGGTGCCCCAGGAGGGGGACGGGGACCACGCACCCTCTTGAGCACAGCGGCCTTCTCGCCCTCCAGGATCGCCTTCAGGACGGCCACCAGCCGCAGTGGGTCCCGCCGGTAGGTGTTCTGCAGGGGGCCAAGCCCAGGGCGTCAGGGGGACAGGACGcacacccagccccagccccctccccaccccgtTCACACGTTTCGAGCCCCCTTCCCACAGTGAACCACGCTAAGGCAGACTCCGAAGTTTCATGACCCAAAACACAGGACAGACCACAACTTGCTGCTGTTCTGACGGAGCTAATTTCCAGCTTTAAAACCACTTTAaactgtgcattaaaaaaatatatgagtcaacttccaattaaaaaaaaaaaacaacaaaacatcgAACCAAAGcaatttctctgtttctgcaaGCATCTCCCTGAGACTCACCAGCCTGACACCTGGTGAAGGTtctcccagctgccctggccCGGGTGGGTCGATGCTTTCCACCGAAAACAGAGAGGAATTTCCCTGCTGGCTCCGGCTCCCTGCGCCCTGCgccagctcctccagcctttGTGCATTTCCCAAATTAGCTGCttcccaaaacagcagcagagcgcATGGGTGAAGTGCCGGACTGACTGCCGGACTGCCAACGTGCTCGACAGCTTCCCGTGCCGGCCgggaggcagctctgtgcccgacccccccagcccccccacacCTGCCCCCCATCCTGATGCAGCACCAgcggtgctgggctggcacgggggCTCTGCCAGGGCAAACCCTGCCAGaccccgggggttggggggacaAAATCCGGGGGTTTGGCTTCCCACCAGCCGGTTTCCCACCCCACTCACCCCGGCTGCTTCCCTGGCCCTGCGTTCACCCATCTGGTGGGCGAGcacccagcccccacccccacgcGGCAGCCCCCACGGCCAGCGCGTCCCCTCCTCTCTGCGGGGCCAGGTCGGGACTGGCAGCGAGCTTGGGAGAAAGGAGGGTTTGCTGGTTTTCTCTTGTGGGATGAGGGACGGTCCGAGGAGGGAACATGGGAGGGTGGCTCTTCTtgagcatttaaaataataataaaaaaaaaataaacaccctAAGCTGaaacatctgtgtgttttcctacaattgcaaaaagcaaagcaacaatCTGGTTTTGGACAATTACCCTGTTCCCCAGAAGCTATGACTAAAGCTGACCCCTTCCCAAGTGgtgaatattaaaaatgtctgtTACCAAAAAAGCAGGGCTTTCAACCAGAACGGGGCTCTGGGAGCGAGCACCACTCAGCCCTTACGCAGGAGAGAGAGTACAGGGGTTAAATCTGCAATCACAGAAGGtggaagagagacagaaagcaaTTCAAACAGACCTTGATAAACAGAAACGGCCCAGAAAAAGAACCCCGGCGTACACACGCACACCCGGCAGGAGGAAACGCAGCAGAACACACggcacagaggaaggaaaaaaaatcaaacgCTCAAGCAGAAAATGGGGAACATCTGGTGAGGCAGCCAGCcgggtgctggcagctggggggagcggggctgggggggcttcCCCGTGG
Above is a window of Falco biarmicus isolate bFalBia1 chromosome 19, bFalBia1.pri, whole genome shotgun sequence DNA encoding:
- the STAT6 gene encoding signal transducer and activator of transcription 6 isoform X4; translated protein: MSLWSIVSQMPPEDFSGLFTEFPRSLRCLLADWLENQPWEFLNGSDAFCTSVAGGMLSAMLEKLRSTASSDRQQCQILQQVSGVENTYRRDPLRLVAVLKAILEGEKAAVLKRDRHLPLSFHRRQEELKFSLGLQRLQHRVREIQALRDGAAASLQLKMEAKPPESVSGGPGHPGGAQQPCLPGKELPTLILEAVKELEAAKQQVLKRIQIWKRQQQLAGNGALFEENLSPLQKRCENLVEVYFQLHQQVMAASTELGAELLPRILERFSEVLSSLVKSSFLVEKQPPQVLKTQTKFQASVRFLLGPQLLKASSKPYMVRADMVTEKQAREQALSAYSNALSESTGDIMHNVVALETNPTSGTCCANFKNVLLKKIKRCERKGSESVTEEKCAMLFSTTVTLTPSNLSIHLQVLSLPIVVIVHGNQDNNAKATVLWDNAFSEIDRVPFMVAERVPWEKMCDTLNLKFMAEVQTTKGLLKEHYFFLAQKIFNDHSASLEDFQSRSVSWAQFNKEILPGRGFTFWQWFDGVLDLTKRCLKSYWSDRLIIGFISKQYVCKLLSTEPDGTFLLRFSDSEIGGVTIAHVIRGKDGSSQVENIQPFSAKDLSIRSLGDRIRDLGQLRNLYPNTPKDQAFGSHYNKEQTGKDGRGYVSTAIKMTVESERDQQPQSAAGAPPDAPQAQMFSLPVLQPELPPESLQSVLSPICPSPRATPQLRATSTSWPQTASGPPSPAHHPCSRRPWLWTPRCPAARTLPSGTPCPSCPTST
- the STAT6 gene encoding signal transducer and activator of transcription 6 isoform X2, whose product is MFLKVSGSSTSALRLGSGLGQRGQAVGNVLLARAHDVAPARSWLWGTRSQPWAGGGAGVPEAPWLGGELPVPRALPQDLAPAPAGSGGSGSQVTLPKMSLWSIVSQMPPEDFSGLFTEFPRSLRCLLADWLENQPWEFLNGSDAFCTSVAGGMLSAMLEKLRSTASSDRQQCQILQQVSGVENTYRRDPLRLVAVLKAILEGEKAAVLKRDRHLPLSFHRRQEELKFSLGLQRLQHRVREIQALRDGAAASLQLKMEAKPPESELPTLILEAVKELEAAKQQVLKRIQIWKRQQQLAGNGALFEENLSPLQKRCENLVEVYFQLHQQVMAASTELGAELLPRILERFSEVLSSLVKSSFLVEKQPPQVLKTQTKFQASVRFLLGPQLLKASSKPYMVRADMVTEKQAREQALSAYSNALSESTGDIMHNVVALETNPTSGTCCANFKNVLLKKIKRCERKGSESVTEEKCAMLFSTTVTLTPSNLSIHLQVLSLPIVVIVHGNQDNNAKATVLWDNAFSEIDRVPFMVAERVPWEKMCDTLNLKFMAEVQTTKGLLKEHYFFLAQKIFNDHSASLEDFQSRSVSWAQFNKEILPGRGFTFWQWFDGVLDLTKRCLKSYWSDRLIIGFISKQYVCKLLSTEPDGTFLLRFSDSEIGGVTIAHVIRGKDGSSQVENIQPFSAKDLSIRSLGDRIRDLGQLRNLYPNTPKDQAFGSHYNKEQTGKDGRGYVSTAIKMTVESERDQQPQSAAGAPPDAPQAQMFSLPVLQPELPPESLQSVLSPICPSPRATPQLRATSTSWPQTASGPPSPAHHPCSRRPWLWTPRCPAARTLPSGTPCPSCPTST
- the STAT6 gene encoding signal transducer and activator of transcription 6 isoform X1, which gives rise to MFLKVSGSSTSALRLGSGLGQRGQAVGNVLLARAHDVAPARSWLWGTRSQPWAGGGAGVPEAPWLGGELPVPRALPQDLAPAPAGSGGSGSQVTLPKMSLWSIVSQMPPEDFSGLFTEFPRSLRCLLADWLENQPWEFLNGSDAFCTSVAGGMLSAMLEKLRSTASSDRQQCQILQQVSGVENTYRRDPLRLVAVLKAILEGEKAAVLKRDRHLPLSFHRRQEELKFSLGLQRLQHRVREIQALRDGAAASLQLKMEAKPPESVSGGPGHPGGAQQPCLPGKELPTLILEAVKELEAAKQQVLKRIQIWKRQQQLAGNGALFEENLSPLQKRCENLVEVYFQLHQQVMAASTELGAELLPRILERFSEVLSSLVKSSFLVEKQPPQVLKTQTKFQASVRFLLGPQLLKASSKPYMVRADMVTEKQAREQALSAYSNALSESTGDIMHNVVALETNPTSGTCCANFKNVLLKKIKRCERKGSESVTEEKCAMLFSTTVTLTPSNLSIHLQVLSLPIVVIVHGNQDNNAKATVLWDNAFSEIDRVPFMVAERVPWEKMCDTLNLKFMAEVQTTKGLLKEHYFFLAQKIFNDHSASLEDFQSRSVSWAQFNKEILPGRGFTFWQWFDGVLDLTKRCLKSYWSDRLIIGFISKQYVCKLLSTEPDGTFLLRFSDSEIGGVTIAHVIRGKDGSSQVENIQPFSAKDLSIRSLGDRIRDLGQLRNLYPNTPKDQAFGSHYNKEQTGKDGRGYVSTAIKMTVESERDQQPQSAAGAPPDAPQAQMFSLPVLQPELPPESLQSVLSPICPSPRATPQLRATSTSWPQTASGPPSPAHHPCSRRPWLWTPRCPAARTLPSGTPCPSCPTST
- the STAT6 gene encoding signal transducer and activator of transcription 6 isoform X3, with product MGGRCGGAGGVGHRAASRPAREAVEHVGSPAVSPALHPCALLLFWEAANLGNAQRLEELAQGAGSRSQQGNSSLFSVESIDPPGPGQLGEPSPGVRLNTYRRDPLRLVAVLKAILEGEKAAVLKRDRHLPLSFHRRQEELKFSLGLQRLQHRVREIQALRDGAAASLQLKMEAKPPESVSGGPGHPGGAQQPCLPGKELPTLILEAVKELEAAKQQVLKRIQIWKRQQQLAGNGALFEENLSPLQKRCENLVEVYFQLHQQVMAASTELGAELLPRILERFSEVLSSLVKSSFLVEKQPPQVLKTQTKFQASVRFLLGPQLLKASSKPYMVRADMVTEKQAREQALSAYSNALSESTGDIMHNVVALETNPTSGTCCANFKNVLLKKIKRCERKGSESVTEEKCAMLFSTTVTLTPSNLSIHLQVLSLPIVVIVHGNQDNNAKATVLWDNAFSEIDRVPFMVAERVPWEKMCDTLNLKFMAEVQTTKGLLKEHYFFLAQKIFNDHSASLEDFQSRSVSWAQFNKEILPGRGFTFWQWFDGVLDLTKRCLKSYWSDRLIIGFISKQYVCKLLSTEPDGTFLLRFSDSEIGGVTIAHVIRGKDGSSQVENIQPFSAKDLSIRSLGDRIRDLGQLRNLYPNTPKDQAFGSHYNKEQTGKDGRGYVSTAIKMTVESERDQQPQSAAGAPPDAPQAQMFSLPVLQPELPPESLQSVLSPICPSPRATPQLRATSTSWPQTASGPPSPAHHPCSRRPWLWTPRCPAARTLPSGTPCPSCPTST